The Prosthecodimorpha staleyi genome has a window encoding:
- a CDS encoding type II toxin-antitoxin system Phd/YefM family antitoxin — translation MGLVVTVREAEERIAELLQRVRDGEHVVVTEDGKPIVSFVPSSVDAPQLQTAKVPGDIFARSRAFFAARGIDSTVIHVSPDFDEPLSDDFWEGKAEW, via the coding sequence ATGGGTCTTGTCGTCACCGTCCGGGAAGCCGAGGAACGCATCGCCGAGCTGCTGCAGCGCGTCCGCGACGGCGAGCACGTCGTCGTCACGGAGGACGGCAAGCCGATCGTAAGTTTCGTTCCGTCCTCTGTCGATGCGCCTCAATTGCAAACGGCGAAGGTGCCGGGGGACATTTTTGCGCGATCCCGCGCCTTCTTCGCAGCGCGCGGTATCGACAGCACCGTCATTCATGTATCGCCGGATTTCGACGAGCCACTGTCGGATGACTTCTGGGAAGGCAAAGCCGAATGGTGA
- the amaB gene encoding L-piperidine-6-carboxylate dehydrogenase → MTDTDQTASGLARETALLLEGLGASLRAGDAIVVRSPIDGSVLARLAEAGADETTAAIGRADAAFRDWRRVPAPKRGELVRLLGEELRTHKAALGRLVSLEVGKITSEGLGEVQEMIDICDFAVGLSRQLYGLTIATERPNHRMMETWHPLGVVGVISAFNFPVAVWSWNAALAFVCGNSVVWKPSEKTPLTALAVAAIFERAVARFRAEGGTAPEGLLEVVIGGRASGEALVDDPRVPLVSATGSTVMGRAVGPRLAKRFARAILELGGNNAAIVCPSADLDLTLRGVAFAAMGTAGQRCTTLRRLFVHDSVYDRLVPRLKKAYGSVKIGNPLEAGTLVGPLIDERAFTAMQAALDAATKAGGTVTGGARATVAGCEGGFYVAPALVEMPEQCGPVVEETFAPILYVMRYSDFDEVIRQHNAVPQGLSSSIFTTDMREAERFVSAEGSDCGIANVNIGPSGAEIGGAFGGEKETGGGREAGSDSWKAYMRRTTNTVNYGTTLPLAQGVVFDVE, encoded by the coding sequence ATGACCGATACCGACCAGACCGCCTCCGGCCTCGCGCGCGAAACCGCCCTCCTGCTGGAAGGCCTCGGGGCCAGCCTGAGGGCCGGCGACGCGATCGTCGTGCGCTCGCCCATCGACGGCTCGGTCCTGGCGCGGCTGGCCGAGGCCGGTGCCGACGAAACGACGGCGGCGATCGGACGGGCCGATGCGGCGTTCCGGGACTGGCGCCGCGTGCCCGCGCCGAAGCGCGGCGAACTCGTCCGCCTGCTCGGCGAGGAGCTGCGCACCCACAAGGCCGCGCTCGGCCGGCTGGTCTCGCTCGAAGTCGGCAAGATCACCTCGGAGGGCCTCGGCGAGGTCCAGGAGATGATCGACATCTGCGACTTCGCCGTCGGCCTGTCGCGCCAGCTCTACGGACTGACCATCGCCACCGAGCGGCCGAACCATCGGATGATGGAAACCTGGCATCCGCTCGGCGTCGTCGGCGTGATCTCGGCCTTCAACTTCCCCGTCGCGGTCTGGTCCTGGAATGCGGCGCTGGCCTTCGTGTGCGGCAATTCCGTCGTTTGGAAACCGTCGGAAAAGACCCCGCTGACCGCCCTCGCCGTCGCGGCCATCTTCGAGCGGGCCGTGGCCCGGTTCCGTGCCGAGGGCGGCACGGCGCCGGAAGGTCTTCTTGAGGTTGTGATCGGCGGGCGCGCCTCCGGCGAGGCGCTGGTCGACGATCCGCGCGTGCCGCTGGTCTCCGCGACCGGCTCGACCGTCATGGGCCGCGCGGTCGGCCCGCGTCTCGCCAAGCGCTTCGCCCGGGCGATCCTGGAACTTGGCGGCAACAACGCCGCCATCGTCTGCCCCTCGGCCGATCTCGACCTGACGTTGCGCGGCGTCGCCTTCGCGGCCATGGGCACGGCCGGTCAGCGCTGCACCACGCTGCGCCGCCTGTTCGTTCACGACAGCGTTTACGACCGCCTCGTGCCGCGCCTGAAGAAGGCCTATGGCTCGGTCAAGATCGGCAATCCGCTCGAGGCCGGCACCCTGGTCGGTCCGCTCATCGACGAGCGCGCCTTCACGGCCATGCAGGCCGCGCTCGACGCGGCCACCAAGGCCGGCGGCACGGTCACCGGCGGCGCCCGCGCCACCGTCGCCGGCTGCGAGGGCGGATTTTACGTCGCTCCGGCGCTGGTCGAGATGCCCGAGCAGTGCGGCCCGGTGGTCGAGGAGACCTTCGCGCCGATCCTCTATGTGATGCGCTATTCGGATTTCGACGAGGTCATCCGCCAGCACAATGCCGTGCCGCAGGGCCTGTCCTCGTCGATCTTCACCACCGACATGCGCGAGGCCGAGCGCTTCGTCTCGGCGGAAGGCTCGGATTGCGGCATCGCCAACGTCAATATCGGCCCCTCGGGCGCCGAGATCGGCGGCGCCTTCGGCGGCGAGAAGGAGACCGGCGGCGGCCGCGAGGCCGGCTCGGATTCCTGGAAGGCCTATATGCGCCGCACCACCAATACGGTGAACTACGGCACCACCCTGCCGCTCGCCCAGGGCGTCGTCTTCGACGTGGAGTGA
- a CDS encoding type II toxin-antitoxin system VapC family toxin has protein sequence MVKRVLRLHRRTAGRQASRLLLDTHILIHVVSGTSDLVPHRHQQVLADHRSTLKVSVVSLWEIAIKMRLGKLGLPIPLVEVHEFFTAEGFGLLPITARHVMAEVDPWPPTRDPFDRLLLAQAQVEGLRLMTLDRALVDHPLAWRAEV, from the coding sequence ATGGTGAAACGCGTTCTGCGATTGCACAGACGCACCGCAGGTCGTCAGGCAAGCCGTTTGCTGCTGGACACGCATATCCTGATCCACGTCGTTTCCGGCACTTCCGACCTCGTCCCACACCGCCATCAGCAAGTACTCGCCGACCATCGCTCGACCCTGAAGGTCAGCGTGGTTTCCCTTTGGGAAATCGCGATCAAGATGCGACTGGGAAAACTGGGACTTCCGATTCCGCTCGTCGAGGTTCACGAGTTCTTTACAGCCGAGGGATTTGGCTTGCTGCCAATTACCGCCCGCCATGTCATGGCGGAGGTTGATCCATGGCCGCCGACCCGCGATCCCTTCGACCGGCTTCTGCTCGCGCAGGCGCAGGTCGAGGGACTGCGGCTGATGACGCTCGATCGAGCGCTGGTCGACCATCCGCTGGCCTGGCGGGCGGAGGTCTGA